Proteins from a genomic interval of Schistosoma mansoni strain Puerto Rico chromosome 2, complete genome:
- a CDS encoding dihydropteridine reductase, which yields MSCKRVLLHGGRGCLGSVCVKHFKSKGYWVCSVDFQENPDADENVVIEVLESSSAQEKVVKNGLDTFLSGQKIDGIFCVAGGWVGGNAASHDFLENCDTMWRKCVWSSSIAASLASKYLSASGLLVLTGAHAALQATPTMLGYGMAKAAVHQLTKSLAGPNSGLPNGSCVLAISPATLDTPMNRKWMPKANHSSWTPTEKVAELFTTWLEEANNRPESGSIIQLITQNGITECVPV from the exons ATGTCCTGTAAGCGTGTGCTGTTGCACGGCGGTCGTGGGTGTTTGGGATCTGTTTGCGTCAAGCACTTTAAAAGTAAAGGCTAT TGGGTTTGCTCTGTCGATTTCCAAGAGAATCCTGATGCTGATGAAAATGTCGTTATTGAAGTTTTAGAAAGTAGTTCTGCCCAAGAAAAAGTCGTGAAGAATGGTCTAGATACGTTTCTCAGTGGTCAAAAGATTGATGGAATATTCTGTGTTGCAGGTGGATGGGTTGGTGGGAATGCTGCTAGCCACG ACTTTTTGGAAAACTGTGATACAATGTGGAGAAAGTGTGTTTGGTCCTCGTCCATCGCTGCCTCGTTGGCGTCAAAGTATCTTTCAGCCAGTGGCCTATTAGTCCTTACCGGTGCACATGCTGCTCTACAAGCCACTCCAA CTATGTTGGGTTATGGCATGGCTAAGGCTGCAGTACATCAGCTTACAAAAAGTTTGGCGGGTCCAAACAGTGGGCTTCCGAATGGTTCTTGTGTGCTTGCTATCTCACC AGCAACTTTGGACACTCCTATGAACAGAAAGTGGATGCCTAAAGCCAACCATTCGTCTTGGACCCCTACAGAAAAAGTCGCAGA ATTATTTACTACATGGTTGGAAGAAGCTAATAATCGTCCTGAATCTGGAAGTATCATTCAGTTAATCACACAAAATGGTATAACAGAGTGTGTCCCAGTTTAA